The Candidatus Mycosynbacter amalyticus genome contains the following window.
GCGGGCTCATATTACTCTTCATATGGCATTTTATCGCCGCACCCAATAATCAAACAACACACTAAACCATACTGTCGATGAGCACACCTCGCATACTTATTACAGTCTTGAAGTTCCTTGTGCCATAAACCTATCGACAGCAAAAGGGTGATTGCCTTGCAGATTCTGACATTCCCGCTTAACTACGCCTTTATAAGATCACTGTCTGTTGGTCGTTGTAATGTAACCTTCTTGTAATCGTTCGGATCCTGGTAACCCATAGCATTCGTTCGCATTATTGTCACCTGGTGCTCTTGTACCTCCTTCAATACGCAGGCATGCCAACTTTGCTCATCCCGATCAAAGTACTGCCATACACCAGTCAGTACACTCATACCATGCTCGCGAAGTATCAGTTCTGCTGTCGCACGGTCTTCGGTACGCTCTATCGTATAGCCAAACACAGTTTGCGCCTGCCAACCTGTCGCGTCTTGTACTAAGTACCCTACCAGCTCCTTGTCTGATTCACGGTGAAGAGGTACTCTGCGTGCTTTTGTCATTCCTCTTATAATAACAAAAATGGATAAGACAGGGGCATATCGTCTTAGGCTTAAGAGTTCGAATCCCAACAACCTATAAACGAAAATATCCCGACCAAAGGTCGGGATATTTTCGTGGCTGGGATGGAGGGATTCGAACCCCCGAATGCTGGAACCAGAACCCAGTGCCTTACCACTTGGCGACATCCCAATACCGTGATGAACAGAATTAATTATACTCTTCTAGCGGCGCTTTTTCAACGGTCGTAGCGGCATACCCGCAATCCATACCGATACCACAGCCAAAATGATACCAAGATATGAAATTATCATCGCCACAGATGCTTCTGTGCCGCCACTATATAGTTCTAGCCACCACGCCCCAAGCAGCCAACCCACGGGCGCCATGAGCGCACAAAGGAAACTCATAGCACGCATGAGTGGACTCACTGTCATGCGCAGAAGATAAGGGAGCGAAAATACCCCTGCACCCGCTACCAATACTGCCACCACCACACCCCAAGTACCACCACCAATACCATATCCTAAGATCGTATCTGTAATATCGTCAAACTTGAACAAGCCATATGTCGTGACCAAGACTACCAACGAGGTATAGCAAAGTACGACGACATAGTGATGCGGCTTACGTAGTTTTGAAGCTGGAAGTGCTGTAATCTTTTTCATACTTCCAGTATACGCTACTTTTCGTTGTCAAAATCACTTTTATGCTTGTGCTTTTACAATTTGCACTGTATTGTAGTGGATAGCGAAGTTACAAAAACAAACATTTTTACAAAAACAAAACGTCAAGATGCTTGTAGCATTCGCTCTACGATATACCCACCACAACACTCTTCGACCCCGCATTTAAGTGCGGGGTCTCCTCGTTTTACAGCAAAGACTGTGTTTACTCAGCTTTAAAAGAATTATCTGCGCGCCACTGGGCAATAGCGCCATGATTGCCGCTCATTAACACTTCTGGCACTTTCATCCCACGAAATTCTTCTGGCCTAGTATACTGCGGAAACTCCAACGTCTCACCGTCAGCAAAGCTCTCTATCGCCGCACTCTTCTCTCCACCTAACACGCCAGGTATAAGCCGTACGATACTATCAACTACCGTCATGGCAGCCAGCTCACCACCCGTGAGTACATAATCACCTATGCGAATCTGCTCATCTACCAGTGTCGTGATGCGCTCGTCGTATCCTTCATAGCGTCCACAAATGAAGATATAGCCCTGTTCACTATCGTCAGCGTGGACCTGCGCAGCCGCCTGCACCCACCGCTCACCACGCGCGGTCATGAGTAGCACCCTGGCTGTTGGATCGTTTTCTTTTGCTTTTTCGACCGCTGCAAAAAGTGGCTCCGGCTTAAGGAGCATACCATCACCGCCCCCATATGGAGTATCATCTACCGTCCGACGCGGACCAATACCAAACTCACGCAGATCAACAGTCGACAGTTCAACGATATTATCTTTTTGCGCTTTCCACATCATAGAGTTCTCAAACACACCAGTAAACATGTCTGGAAATAATGTTATGACTTGGATTTTTCTCATTGTTACCAGTGTACCTAGTATTGACTTATTTGTAAATAGTTGCTATAATAAATATAGCCTTACGCTCAAGTTTATCTGGGTAAAAGGTGCCCAGACTTGAATCGACTGAAAACGGAGAGATTATGTCTATCTGGTCAAATGCCACGGACAAAGAGCTGATCGAGTTCGCCTCATTGGCACACAAGTATCGTTCGGATCTTTCGTCGGCGCTTCAAGTCCGCGAAGAGAACGATTACAGGCGGCTAATGAAGCAGGCTGACAAGCTGCTCAGCACAAGTCGAGGCATCATACAGGCGTTTCGCCTTGGTGGTGTCCGAGGAACTGCGATTGCATACCTGGACAGATACGGTCACGTAATCACATCGCGCATCTAGCCCATCGAAGAAAGCCCGCCGTAGAAGCTATAATCACTTCCACGCGCTTGAGCTCCTTCGGCGGGCTTTCTTCATTTTTGACACTCTTCCATGCGCGACATGAAGTAATATTGTGTTTTTCCACTTTATTTTACAAGGGTATTAGTGCAAGCTATATTTTCTCAAACACGAGCGTAGCCTGAATACGATCACCACTAAACATACCTTTGCTTCCGCTGCTGGCTGTCGAAATCGTGTGCAATCTATAGCCTTTTGCTGCTTGTTGATTGATAGTTTTCTCAAGCTCCGTCAAATTTCCAGATCCTGTACCGATAAATTTTTCTTTCAATACTACTTGCAAAACAACGTATTCCATACTTATCACTTTCTCGTTAAATATAACTGGGTCATGTTAGCGACCCACCCGAGTAAATACTACCACAAAACCGCCCCCGAAAGGGCGGTTTCGTAGACATATAAGGCTCTCAACTCTTATAAAAAGTTGCTCGCATAGAGCGCTTTCTCGCAGTTCATGTCTGTCTGAACTGTGTTTAGTATAGCACGCGTTTTGTGTGAAACACAACCATTTTCACGCATGAAATTCGCCGTGTGGACACACTGTGGACAACTACTAGATATCCAGATCGTCGAGGTCTTCCAGCTCTCTGCGTGAACGCTTGGCATAGTCAGATGAGCCGTCTTCTGCGTCGTCACTGGCACGCTCTTCTCGCACCACCTCGTCATCACTCGACACGCTATAGCCTTCACCGTCGTTGTTGACGATCTTCAGATTGTAGCGCGCATCGTTCTTCGTACCTAGCGCACGTAGCAATGTACGCAGGCTTTGTGCCGTGACACCACGTTTGCCGATCACGCGGCCAAGGTCTTCTGGGTTCACCGTGAGGGTGAGCAATACACCTTTTTCATCGATGATGCGTTCTACTACCACATCATCTGGATTTCCCACTAGGGATTTTACGATATATTCTACGAATTGCTGATCTATGGTCGACATGTGCCCTCCTCTAGCCTTCTCGGTCTCTCACTATTATCGTAACTTCAGTATAGCATGAGTACTTTAGCGTGCGCTAGATATACAAAACACCCAGCTCGTAGAACTGGGTGTAATTGCATAAGGAAGTAAATTTACGCTTCTGCAGCTTCTTCTACTGGCGCTTCTTCGGCTACTTCTTCTTTGGGCTGGTTTTTGCGCAGCTTTTCAGCGTTGCGGATAGCTTTTTGCTTGCTATCGTCGTGAGTCTTCACCCATGTAGGTAGTTTAACACCCGCTTCTTTGAGAAGTTTGACGACACGAGGGCTAGGCTGCGCACCGTTGTCTAGATATTTCTGTGCTTTCTCTTTGTCAATAGATGCTTCTTTGGTGTGTGGGTTGTAGCTACCGACATAAGCCACTACGCGACCACTGCTAGGGTGACGCTGAGCTTCCTGTACAGCTACGCGGTAAACTGGATAGGCTTTGCGGCCGAGGCGTTGCAAACGAATTGCGAGCATGTTAGTTAAACTTCCTTTATCTCTCTTAGACTTTTGTGATTAGTTCTCTGCCGAGTATACAGTATTTTACAGAGTACGTCAATCTGTTTTGATAGCTTTGTACTTCACTAGCGCCGCACGTGCTGCGGCCTGCTGTGCATTTTGCTTACTTGGACCAGTACCTTTACCCATCAGCTTATCACCCACGAACACGCCGAGTGTAAACACCTTATCATGATCTGGTCCGACTTCTTCCAGTACTTTGTAGACCGGCGTGTGGCCATCGATGCGCTGACTCACTTCTTGCAGATGAGATTTTGGATCGCGCCAACTGCCACTCTCGAGGATACCGTCGATTTTACTTGTGATATGTGTATGTATGAACTTTTCTGCGTCTGCGTAACCACGCTCCAAGTATATTGCGCCAATCACGGCTTCAAATGCGTTTGCGAGAATTTGCTGACGCGCCCTGCTACTACCCTGCTTTTCGCCACGACTCATCCGTACGAGTGATTCATAACCGATGGCGTCGCCTGCCGCGCCAATACTCTCCGTACGCACCAGTGCTGCACGCCAGCTTGTCAGAATCCCTTCTGGCTCAGCATAGTTATTGTAGAGAAAATCCGTCACTACCAGCTCAAGCACGGCATCGCCTAGAAATTCCAGGCGCTCGTTGTGCTCGCTCACGCTTTTCTTGTGTTCGTTGACATAACTGCGGTGCGTTAGCGCAGTAATAAGCAAATCAATGTTTTCAAACTCAAATCCCAACTTCTCGATTGCGAAGTCTTGGTAGGGCTGCTTCAACATGCCCGTCATAGGTTTTCCTGCCGTATCTTCTTCATTGCAAGCAGCATGAGCTTGCCAATATCTTCGTATTCAATCTCTTCGAGTGCATCGTGAAACTTAAACCATTTGATACCATTCATCCATTCTTCTTTTTGGATGGCGTTCGTGTCGCCTTTGGCCTTTACGAGGTAGATTTGTGTCGTCATAAGCACCAGCTTGTCGATACGACGATAACGGAAATGTATCTTGCCGAGCCATCCCAGCATGTCGACGTCTTTCAGACCCGCCTCTTCCCCGATCTCGCGTTTGGCGGTTTGCTGAGCAGTCTCGCCTTCTTCAATATGCCCCTTCGGGATAGTCCAACGATCTTTTGCGTCTTGGATGAGCAGTATCTCTACGCCGCCTTTTTCGTCACGGCGAAATACAATACCACCAGCGGTTGGCTCACGCACAATTTCCTGAATACTCGGTCGTTTCCGATTGAAATATTTTTTGAATTTATCAAACTTCGGAGGTGTTGCCATCGCCTTGTTCCTCCACAAGCGTACGATACGCCGTGCCAAGCACGCCGTTGATGAATTTGCTTGAGTTATCAGAACCAAACGACTTAGCAAGTTCGACAGCTTCGTTGATAGCCACGCGAGATGGCACATCGGCTTGCTTGTAGAGCAGCTCGTAGAGACCGATACGCAGTATATTGCGGTCGATACGTGCGACCTGTGCGAGTGGCCAGTCTGGCGCGAGTGGCTGCAATGTCTCATCTAGCTTGGCAAGGTGCTCTATGACACCGTTTACTAGCTCCGAGACGAACTTAGTATCGCCGATATCGTCCTTGTAGCGGTCGAGATTGCGCTCGATCACCGCGTCCACATCAACAGGCGTCTCGTCGCTGTGACGAAACTCATACTCATACAGGCTCTGGAGAGCCACGATCCTGCCGAGGTGTCGATTTGAAGCCATGTCGTTAACGTTCTTTCTTTAGTATTCGTTTATTTTATTGTAGAACAAAACAGGAGAAAAGTCTCCTGGGTCTTGCTTATTTTTTACCAGTTTCGCGTTTGGTCGTTTTGACTTTCACTGGTGAGGTCGCGTTTACGCGGCGTGCGAGTTTGAGCACGATGTGGCTGCGGCGCAGACCTGTTTTGCGTGGGCTGCTCTGCTTCTTTGGCTGTGCCATGTCAGAATTACTCCTTATTTTATTTAGAAACTAGGATTGATTATACTACAGATATCTCGCTAACTCAAGAATGTATTGACATTTTGTCATGCTTATGCTATTATGTAAATATGACTGAACGAATTACACGATCACGAAATGAAAAAAACACTACGAACGAAACGCCAGCATGGATTAAATTTGCCGGCGCAGCCGCTATTGCGGGAGCTGCTACGTTTGGTATCTACAAGGCTAACGAAGCACCTGTTGAAGCAGAACGGCCTCAGGACAGCTACACTGTCTACAGTCTCGATCAGGGTAAACTGAGTGACAGCGAGTATGTCGATGAAGAAGGGGCGATTACGCCTATCGGCGCGGCTCTGACGATTATCGATAAGCGTATTCAATCTCGAACCGATACTCCAGATCTTACACCCGAACAGAGAATGTCCCTCATGAATAGTGCGAACATAGCCTACCAAGAATTCCAAAAAGAGCATGGTGTACCGCAGCCCAGCACTGTTGTCGCTGTTTATAGCGGCGAATTCGACGGCAAGCCCGGTGTAGATTGGCGCGTCCAGCTTAAAACACCGGAAGATACTTCAGAACCTGGCCCATCTGTATTCTCTGAGGACGGAAAGCAGGAGCTTCCTTCATATTTCAACGAGACATAAACAACATATAGCTACTTTACGATGCTCACCAGCCGACCAGGGACATAAATCACCTTGGTCGGTTTTTTGTCGCCCAGGAACTGCTGCACATGCTCGTCGGCTAGAGCCGCTGACTTGACGTCTTCTTCTGGCGTATCGACAGCCAGCTCCAGCTTGGCGCGTAATTTGCCGTTTACCTGGACGATAATCATCATCGTGTCACTGATGATCTTTGACTCGTCCCATGACGGCCACTGCTCGAAATCAAGCTGCGTGTCGCGACCAAGCTGCTCCCATAGCTCCGCAGTCATGTGCGGCGCAAACGGCTGCAAGAGTGTCACGAGCGTCTCCAGAGGTTGTTGCCAATCGGCCGTAAAACCTTCGGTTTTGAGCTTGTAGAGATCATTGACATACTCCATGAGCGCAGCGATAGCCGTATTGAAACTGAGACGACGGATGTCGTCGGTTACTTTTTTAGTGGTTGCATGCGTCAAGGTATCTAGTTTTTTCGAGTCGGCACCCCCTGCTTTGTCGCTTTCATCGTATTCTTGCACTAGCGTCCAGACGCGATTGAGAAAACGGTATACGCCAGCGATGCCTTTGCTGCTCCAGTTGCTGTTTTCGTTGATAGGTCCGAGGAATAGCTCGAATGTACGAAGGGCATCGGCACCATAGCCAGCATCTATCACTTCCAGCGGATCGACCACGTTGCCTTTGCTCTTGCTCATCTTGGTGCCGTCTTCGGCTTGGATAAGACCGTGGTAGACAAGCTGTTTGACCGGCTCTTTCTCCGGCACGAGTCCCATATCATAGAACACATGATTCCAGAATCGCACGTACAGAAGGTGCGCGACCGCGTGATCCCCACCTATATACATATCTACCGGACTCCAATAGTCAGCCTTGGCTGGGTCCCATGCTTGCTTGGCGTTCTGCGAGTCGGTGTAACGCAGGAGGTACCAGCTACTGCAGGCATAGCCATCCATAGTATCGGTCTCGCGCTTGGCTGGCTTGCCGCAGGTCGGACAAGTGGTGTTTACCCAGTCAGTCTCGCGAGCGAGTACGGATTTGCCATCGCCTTTTGGCGCATAATCCGCTACTTCCGGCAGCACCACCGGCAGCTGATCGGCTGGTACTGGCACCGCACCATGCTCGTCACAGTGAATAATCGGTATTGGCGCGCCCCAGTAGCGCTGACGGCTGATAAGCCAATCACGCATCTTGTAGATGACCTTACTTCGTCCGACGCCCTGCTGCTCGAGCCATGCCACGATCTCTTCGCGCGCTTCGCTGGTGTGCGTGCCGTCAAATGCTCCAGAGTTAACAAGTAGACCTTCGCGCACATCGGTGTCAATCAGCTTACCCGCCAAATAATCACGCCAGCCCTTGGCGTGGGTTGACCAGTTGATCATATCTACCACTTCGCTCTTTGGCGCCCAGATCACACCATGCAACCCTTGTTCTATCTCACTGTCAACCTGCACTGTCTTATCTATCACGACTTCATAATATGCACCCCATGTTTGATGATTACGGTTTTTGATAGTTCTTTGGGCATGAACTCCGCTAAATGGTGCTACCTGGCGAATGCTAATGATGTTTGGATAGCCAACCTCTTCGAGTATTTCGCGACGAAGTGCCATCTCGATTGACTCATCTTCTTCATCAACGCCACCGCCTACGAAGTGGACATCCTCTTGGGTATCACTTACTTTTTCAACTTGCAGTAAATAGTTTCCCTCACCATCGGTAATAATTGCATCGACAACCTGCTTTTTGCGAGTAGGCCAGTCTTCACGAGGTGCAAGTTTTCCGCTCAGTACCTCGTATTCTGCCACTACCTGCACGATAGGCAACTCGTACTTCGTAGCAAATGCGAAGTCACGCTCGTCGTGCGCCGGCACAGCCATGACTGCTCCCGTACCGTAGCCACCAAGTACGTAATCCGCTACCCAGATAGGGATTTTTTCGCCGTTGACTGGATTTACCGCATAACTACCCGTCCATACACCAGTTTTTTCTTTGCCTTCCGACTGACGCTCAATCTCTGACTTTTTGACTGCATCATCTATGTATTTTTCGACATTTTCACGCATCTCGTCTGTCGCGAGACTCCTCGCGAGTGGATGCTCCGGCGCCAGTACGAGGAATGTCGCACCAAACAACGTGTCTGGACGCGTAGAAAAGACCGTAATAAGTTCATCACGACCTTCGACCGCGAAATCAATCTCAGCACCCTGTGACCGTCCGATCCAGTTGGTCTGGGCTGTCTTGATTTTCTCTGGCCAGTTGAGGTCTGGGATTTCCTCGAGCAGTTCATCTGCGTAGTCTGTAATCTTGAAGAACCATTGCTTCATAGACTTTTTCTCGACCTCTGAGCCGCAGCGCCAACACTTGCCGCCCTCTACCTGCTCATTGGCGAGCACTGTTTTGTCGACTGGACACCACCACTGGAGCGATTCTTTCTGATAGGCTAGGTCACGCTCAAACATCTGCGTGAACACCCACTGTGTCCATTTGTAATACTCAGGATCGGTTGTGTTGATCTCGCGGGACCAGTCAATACTCGCGCCCACGCGCGTAAGCTGGTTCTTGAAGTTAGCGATGTTTTGCTTGGTGACAACCGCGGGCGCCGTGCCAGTTTTGATCGCGTAGTTCTCCGCCGGCAAGCCAAAACTATCCCAGCCCATAGGGTATACGACATTATGGCCAAGTGCACGGCGAAAACGCGCGACTGCGTCTACGATAGAGTGCTCGAAGAAGTGCCCAGTATGCATACCTGCACCAGACGGGTACGGGAACATTCCAGTTACATAATATTTCGGCTTGTCATCGAAATCTTTGGCCCGATACCGTGCATCATCGGCCCAAATCTGCTGCCATTTCGGCTCTGTCTCTGTCGGATTGTAGCGTCTCATATACACCTAGTATAACAGATAGAGGTAGCGAGGTGAC
Protein-coding sequences here:
- the nusB gene encoding transcription antitermination factor NusB; translated protein: MASNRHLGRIVALQSLYEYEFRHSDETPVDVDAVIERNLDRYKDDIGDTKFVSELVNGVIEHLAKLDETLQPLAPDWPLAQVARIDRNILRIGLYELLYKQADVPSRVAINEAVELAKSFGSDNSSKFINGVLGTAYRTLVEEQGDGNTSEV
- a CDS encoding class I tRNA ligase family protein; translated protein: MRRYNPTETEPKWQQIWADDARYRAKDFDDKPKYYVTGMFPYPSGAGMHTGHFFEHSIVDAVARFRRALGHNVVYPMGWDSFGLPAENYAIKTGTAPAVVTKQNIANFKNQLTRVGASIDWSREINTTDPEYYKWTQWVFTQMFERDLAYQKESLQWWCPVDKTVLANEQVEGGKCWRCGSEVEKKSMKQWFFKITDYADELLEEIPDLNWPEKIKTAQTNWIGRSQGAEIDFAVEGRDELITVFSTRPDTLFGATFLVLAPEHPLARSLATDEMRENVEKYIDDAVKKSEIERQSEGKEKTGVWTGSYAVNPVNGEKIPIWVADYVLGGYGTGAVMAVPAHDERDFAFATKYELPIVQVVAEYEVLSGKLAPREDWPTRKKQVVDAIITDGEGNYLLQVEKVSDTQEDVHFVGGGVDEEDESIEMALRREILEEVGYPNIISIRQVAPFSGVHAQRTIKNRNHQTWGAYYEVVIDKTVQVDSEIEQGLHGVIWAPKSEVVDMINWSTHAKGWRDYLAGKLIDTDVREGLLVNSGAFDGTHTSEAREEIVAWLEQQGVGRSKVIYKMRDWLISRQRYWGAPIPIIHCDEHGAVPVPADQLPVVLPEVADYAPKGDGKSVLARETDWVNTTCPTCGKPAKRETDTMDGYACSSWYLLRYTDSQNAKQAWDPAKADYWSPVDMYIGGDHAVAHLLYVRFWNHVFYDMGLVPEKEPVKQLVYHGLIQAEDGTKMSKSKGNVVDPLEVIDAGYGADALRTFELFLGPINENSNWSSKGIAGVYRFLNRVWTLVQEYDESDKAGGADSKKLDTLTHATTKKVTDDIRRLSFNTAIAALMEYVNDLYKLKTEGFTADWQQPLETLVTLLQPFAPHMTAELWEQLGRDTQLDFEQWPSWDESKIISDTMMIIVQVNGKLRAKLELAVDTPEEDVKSAALADEHVQQFLGDKKPTKVIYVPGRLVSIVK
- a CDS encoding DUF4177 domain-containing protein produces the protein MEYVVLQVVLKEKFIGTGSGNLTELEKTINQQAAKGYRLHTISTASSGSKGMFSGDRIQATLVFEKI
- the rpsP gene encoding 30S ribosomal protein S16; translated protein: MLAIRLQRLGRKAYPVYRVAVQEAQRHPSSGRVVAYVGSYNPHTKEASIDKEKAQKYLDNGAQPSPRVVKLLKEAGVKLPTWVKTHDDSKQKAIRNAEKLRKNQPKEEVAEEAPVEEAAEA
- the rnc gene encoding ribonuclease III, with amino-acid sequence MTGMLKQPYQDFAIEKLGFEFENIDLLITALTHRSYVNEHKKSVSEHNERLEFLGDAVLELVVTDFLYNNYAEPEGILTSWRAALVRTESIGAAGDAIGYESLVRMSRGEKQGSSRARQQILANAFEAVIGAIYLERGYADAEKFIHTHITSKIDGILESGSWRDPKSHLQEVSQRIDGHTPVYKVLEEVGPDHDKVFTLGVFVGDKLMGKGTGPSKQNAQQAAARAALVKYKAIKTD
- a CDS encoding KH domain-containing protein — its product is MSTIDQQFVEYIVKSLVGNPDDVVVERIIDEKGVLLTLTVNPEDLGRVIGKRGVTAQSLRTLLRALGTKNDARYNLKIVNNDGEGYSVSSDDEVVREERASDDAEDGSSDYAKRSRRELEDLDDLDI
- the trmD gene encoding tRNA (guanosine(37)-N1)-methyltransferase TrmD, with translation MRKIQVITLFPDMFTGVFENSMMWKAQKDNIVELSTVDLREFGIGPRRTVDDTPYGGGDGMLLKPEPLFAAVEKAKENDPTARVLLMTARGERWVQAAAQVHADDSEQGYIFICGRYEGYDERITTLVDEQIRIGDYVLTGGELAAMTVVDSIVRLIPGVLGGEKSAAIESFADGETLEFPQYTRPEEFRGMKVPEVLMSGNHGAIAQWRADNSFKAE
- a CDS encoding NUDIX hydrolase, whose translation is MATPPKFDKFKKYFNRKRPSIQEIVREPTAGGIVFRRDEKGGVEILLIQDAKDRWTIPKGHIEEGETAQQTAKREIGEEAGLKDVDMLGWLGKIHFRYRRIDKLVLMTTQIYLVKAKGDTNAIQKEEWMNGIKWFKFHDALEEIEYEDIGKLMLLAMKKIRQENL